The following are encoded together in the Solanum stenotomum isolate F172 unplaced genomic scaffold, ASM1918654v1 scaffold18711, whole genome shotgun sequence genome:
- the LOC125850717 gene encoding uncharacterized protein LOC125850717: protein MDKFLIKLPRPKDGQPSSSSNQPFVSSQVAPEVQRHTNSFPLSNMDNMLDFKSLEADPKDRMTISSYCPNIQDAVRRYYIQKKPCQPVDHIFPKTKFGDKMHQFRPTWFKRRSQWLEYSIKADTTFCLCCYLFKNELESRGNAGDSFTRDGFRCWNKALERFKKHIGKVNSIHHKCFNRMQDLKNQRQSIQSSFDKQSEKARSDYRMRLNTSIDIARILLTSGFPFRGHDESEGSEYKGAFLELLKWYGDRSFDVGRVILGNAPQNDMMIFPTIQKDIVEACAKETTKAIIEDLDGDYFGILVDESKDVSHKEQMALILRYVNKSGMVIERFLGIVHVNDTSSQSLKNVIYSLLLDHSLCTSKIRGQGYDGASNMQGEINGLKFLILQDTSSAYSVHCFAHQLQLALVEIHFDNIKKISWKSCLNLEKFIQGKDMKRDCPYHLDRFAAENLLSKIHEFEFVFMLHLMFKVLLLTNELNKVLQKKDQDIVNAMGLLDLSKKRLQMMREDEWDSMMDEVSLFCGKHGISIPKMNEDYSNGKSKRKRSNISYLHHFRVEVFYAIIDLALQELNNHFDVVTSDLLLGMASLSPVDSFANFHKDRIMKLAEYYPSEFGDKELGELNFQLDDFIVYAQKCDSKFLNLKGIKDLAKVMIETKLDQT, encoded by the exons ATGGATAAGTTTCTCATCAAGTTACCAAGGCCAAAAGATGGCCAACCAAGTTCTAGCTCTAATCaaccatttgtgagttcacaagTTGCTCCGGAAGTTCAAAGACATACAAATTCTTTTCCACTTTCAAATATGGATAATATGCTTGATTTTAAATCTCTGGAAGCAGATCCCAAAGATCGAATGACTATTTCATCTTATTGTCCTAATATTCAAGATGCGGTAAGGAGGTATTACATTCAAAAAAAGCCATGTCAACCTGTTGATCATATCTTCCCTAAAACTAAGTTTGGAGATAAAATGCATCAATTTCGACCAACTTGGTTTAAGAGAAGATCTCAATGGTTGGAATATAGCATTAAAGCAGACACAACcttttgtttgtgttgttaTTTGTTCAAGAATGAACTTGAAAGTCGTGGAAATGCCGGAGATTCATTTACAAGAGATGGATTTAGGTGTTGGAACAAAGCTTTAGAAAGATTCAAAAAACATATTGGTAAGGTAAATAGTATCCATCATAAATGTTTCAATAGGATGCAAGATTTGAAAAACCAACGACAATCGATCCAATCTTCTTTTGACAAGCAAAGTGAAAAGGCAAGAAGTGATTATCGGATGCGTTTAAATACCTCAATTGATATAGCAAGAATTCTCTTGACATCGGGATTTCCATTTCGTGGGCATGATGAAAGTGAAGGTTCCGAATATAAGGGtgcttttcttgaacttttgaaatgGTATGGGGATAGAAGTTTTGATGTGGGAAGAGTAATATTAGGTAATGCTCCACaaaatgatatgatgatttttCCGACaattcaaaaagatattgtgGAGGCTTGTGCTAAAGAAACAACTAAGGCTATCATTGAAGACTTGGACGGTGATTATTTTGGAATATTAGTTGATGAATCAAAGGATGTTTCTCATAAGGAGCAAATGGCTCTAATTTTGAGATATGTCAACAAAAGTGGAATGGTGATAGAGCGATTCTTGGGTATTGTCCATGTAAATGATACATCTTCTCAATcattaaaaaatgtaatttattCTTTGCTTTTGGATCACTCATTATGTACATCCAAAATACGTGGTCAAGGTTATGATGGGGCTAGTAATATGCAAGGGGAAATAAATGGTCTCAAGTTTTTGATTTTACAAGATACGTCATCTGCATATTCTGTTCACTGTTTTGCTCACCAATTGCAATTGGCACTTGTAG AGATTCACTTCGACAACATCAAGAAGATAAGTTGGAAGAGTTGCTTAAATTTGGAGAAGTTCATACAGGGCAAG GATATGAAACGTGATTGTCCATATCATCTTGATAGATTTGCGGCGGAAAATCTTTTGAGCAAGATTCATGAGTTTGAATTTGTCTTTATGTTGCACTTGATGTTTAAGGTGTTGCTATTGACGAATGAGTTGAATAAAGTTTTACAAAAGAAAGATCAAGATATCGTTAATGCTATGGGATTGCTTGACCTTTCAAAGAAACGATTGCAAATGATGAGAGAGGATGAATGGGACTCTATGATGGATGAGGTTAGCTTATTTTGTGGTAAACATGGAATTTCAATTCCCAAAATGAACGAAGACTACTCTAATGGGAAGTCCAAGCGTAAGAGGTCCAATATTTCATATTTGCATCACTTTCGTGTGGAAGTATTTTATGCCATCATTGATTTGGcacttcaagaactcaataatcaTTTTGATGTTGTGACTAGTGACTTGCTCCTCGGTATGGCTAGTTTGAGTCCGGTTgattcatttgctaattttcacAAGGATAGGATAATGAAACTAGCCGAGTACTACCCAAGTGAGTTTGGTGATAAAGAGCTTGGGGAACTCAATTTTCAACTTGATGATTTTATTGTCTATGCTCAAAAGTGTGATAGCAAGTTTCTCAACTTGAAGGGAATCAAGGATCTTGCAAAAGTGATGATAGAGACAAAACTAGATCAAACTTGA